Proteins from a single region of Rhodovibrio salinarum DSM 9154:
- a CDS encoding protein-L-isoaspartate O-methyltransferase family protein, translating to MVDYATARMNMVESQLRTNKVTDQRVLEAFETIPRERFVPDHLRSLAYVDEDLRLKDDRYLVEPMVQARLMDVADIRAEDVVLVVGAGSGYACAILATIAATVVGLESDPELAKLAESALQEQGVDNAVVIQGEMNKGYPKQGPYDVILLNGAVAEVPKALTDQLSPKGGRLATVVRSDSGPGKGTVFERWEKAVGRRTLFDANTPVLPGFHKQPGFVF from the coding sequence ATGGTCGATTACGCCACCGCGCGGATGAATATGGTGGAGAGCCAGCTGCGCACCAACAAGGTCACCGACCAGCGCGTGCTGGAGGCGTTCGAAACGATCCCGCGCGAGCGGTTCGTGCCGGATCACCTGCGCAGCCTGGCCTACGTCGACGAGGACCTGCGCCTGAAGGACGACCGCTACCTGGTCGAGCCGATGGTCCAGGCCCGGTTGATGGACGTTGCCGACATCCGCGCCGAAGATGTCGTGCTCGTGGTCGGCGCGGGGAGCGGCTACGCCTGTGCGATCCTGGCGACGATCGCTGCGACCGTGGTCGGCCTGGAGAGCGATCCGGAACTGGCCAAGCTGGCCGAGAGCGCCCTGCAGGAGCAGGGCGTCGACAACGCCGTGGTGATCCAGGGCGAGATGAACAAAGGCTATCCCAAGCAGGGTCCCTACGATGTGATCCTGCTGAACGGGGCGGTCGCCGAAGTGCCGAAAGCGCTGACCGATCAGCTGAGCCCCAAAGGCGGTCGCTTGGCGACCGTTGTGCGCAGCGACAGCGGTCCGGGTAAGGGGACGGTGTTCGAGCGCTGGGAGAAGGCGGTCGGCCGGCGTACCCTGTTCGATGCCAACACGCCCGTGTTGCCCGGCTTTCACAAGCAGCCCGGATTCGTCTTCTAG